A genome region from Schlesneria paludicola DSM 18645 includes the following:
- a CDS encoding protein translocase subunit SecDF → MYGIGQSLLLMQAGTSGRELLVFTVMAVVFIVPFLLGGVIARALRLEDLSTRIGVVLFSIFASLAPFIFVMMQTVPVETEVNGEKVTKRVSRSWKDAIPLGIDLAGGTNLLFQIDNQAAEQQQKKEVGKVIPLETIEKMVNAIKKRINPSGAEEVTVRRVGNDRIEIIIPGADPDLVEQKKRLITKLGSLEFGIVANERDHGPTIELAKKLPPNVAEVRGEENSIIASWRDVVDGKAEQDGRIGSREITRTDEKTGEQVKVVQFLIKHDQPDYTVTGKYLTNASPTADESGNPAVSFRFNPRGAALFGSLTQRNLPDPTDGFKRRLAILLDGKVHSAPSINSRITDSGQITGRFDMAEVNELVGVLNAGALEVPLKPNPISEFTISPLLGIDVQEKGINAIIASALVVFVFVLAYYRLAGLIAALSLVLNLLLVVGAMAFISATFTLPGLAGLVLTIGMAVDSNVLIYERMREELARGTSLRMAIQNGFEKAFAAIFDGNVTSLITALILYLIGTDLIRGFAVSLFIGLSMSLFSVLYFGHLAFDIIERKRWAKTLTMMQFIGQTKIDFLATRHVAFAGSAAVILLGLGALFVRGNANWDIDMSGGTMATFEFVEKQKTDDIRGQLEKAFPNGVSLERLTLAGEEQSAGKRFRVRTSEIDRAKVIEGINQAFDDSKYAVVRVAVDEIKTSTSGQIEGEASRFSLGQQAEVKLSGGMSAETFGSYLSETIESLPGGENGAKKYTSAQSLLHVAGTTEATKDPAIKLDPKYKSPAKFTAFTVQATPEITPEDFAASLKLVQDRLKSEPVLEEVNSFDTSVAAETQMSALWAILASLLMIIIYMWYRFEKVYFGLAAVAALAHDVLITIGAIALGAYLSKTPLGPILMLEDFKINMNQIACLLTIVGYSLNDTIVIFDRIREIKGKSPNITYDMINQSVNQTLSRTLLTAFTTFLVVLVLYIAGGEGIHGFAFSMIIGVITGCYSTVYIANPVLLWLVTREAKLKAQPNRTAKTSSAPKFGKSATA, encoded by the coding sequence ATGTATGGAATCGGGCAATCCCTGCTGTTGATGCAAGCCGGAACGTCGGGCCGCGAATTGCTGGTCTTCACCGTCATGGCGGTGGTCTTCATCGTTCCATTTCTACTCGGTGGCGTCATTGCCCGGGCTTTGCGTCTGGAAGATCTGTCGACACGCATCGGCGTCGTCCTCTTCTCGATCTTCGCCTCGCTGGCACCGTTTATCTTCGTCATGATGCAAACCGTGCCTGTGGAAACAGAGGTCAACGGCGAGAAAGTAACCAAGCGCGTCAGTCGCTCCTGGAAAGATGCCATTCCGCTGGGGATCGACCTCGCAGGGGGAACCAACCTGCTGTTCCAGATCGACAATCAAGCCGCCGAACAGCAGCAGAAGAAAGAAGTCGGAAAGGTCATTCCGCTGGAAACCATCGAAAAGATGGTGAATGCGATTAAGAAGCGAATCAACCCCTCGGGTGCGGAAGAAGTCACGGTTCGCCGCGTTGGAAACGATCGCATTGAAATCATCATCCCCGGCGCTGACCCAGACCTGGTCGAACAGAAAAAACGCCTTATTACCAAGCTGGGCAGTCTGGAATTCGGGATTGTCGCGAATGAACGCGACCACGGACCAACCATCGAACTCGCCAAGAAGCTGCCCCCCAACGTCGCGGAAGTCCGTGGCGAAGAAAACAGTATTATCGCGTCGTGGCGCGACGTCGTGGATGGGAAGGCTGAACAAGACGGCCGGATCGGATCTCGTGAGATCACCCGGACCGATGAAAAGACCGGCGAGCAAGTCAAAGTCGTCCAGTTCCTGATCAAGCATGACCAGCCTGATTACACCGTGACAGGCAAATACCTGACCAATGCGTCTCCCACGGCTGACGAGAGTGGTAATCCGGCCGTCAGCTTCCGCTTCAATCCCCGCGGTGCAGCATTGTTCGGCAGCCTGACTCAACGAAATCTGCCAGACCCCACCGACGGGTTCAAACGTCGCCTGGCCATTTTGCTGGACGGCAAAGTCCATTCAGCTCCGTCGATCAATTCACGCATCACTGACTCGGGCCAGATCACCGGCCGATTTGACATGGCTGAAGTCAACGAACTGGTCGGCGTGCTGAACGCCGGTGCGCTCGAAGTCCCGCTGAAACCAAACCCCATCAGCGAATTCACCATCAGCCCTTTGCTGGGGATTGACGTTCAGGAAAAAGGGATCAATGCGATCATCGCCTCGGCCTTGGTCGTGTTCGTGTTTGTGCTGGCCTACTATCGCTTGGCCGGTTTGATTGCGGCTCTCAGTCTCGTGCTGAACCTGCTGCTCGTGGTCGGTGCGATGGCGTTCATCTCGGCCACTTTCACCCTGCCCGGTCTCGCGGGTCTGGTGCTGACAATTGGTATGGCCGTCGACTCGAACGTGCTGATTTACGAGCGTATGCGCGAAGAACTCGCACGGGGAACCAGCCTTCGCATGGCGATCCAGAATGGATTCGAAAAAGCATTCGCCGCAATTTTTGACGGCAACGTCACATCACTGATCACCGCTCTGATTCTGTATTTGATCGGAACCGACCTGATCCGCGGCTTCGCGGTTTCGCTGTTCATCGGTTTGTCGATGAGTTTGTTCTCGGTGCTGTACTTCGGCCATCTGGCCTTCGACATCATCGAACGCAAGCGATGGGCCAAGACGCTGACGATGATGCAGTTCATTGGACAGACCAAGATCGACTTCCTGGCCACCCGTCACGTCGCATTTGCAGGTTCGGCGGCAGTGATCCTGCTCGGATTGGGTGCCCTGTTCGTACGCGGAAACGCGAACTGGGATATCGATATGAGCGGGGGAACGATGGCCACCTTCGAATTCGTCGAAAAGCAAAAGACAGACGACATTCGCGGACAGCTTGAAAAAGCATTCCCGAACGGCGTCAGCCTGGAACGACTCACCTTGGCCGGTGAAGAGCAATCGGCCGGAAAGCGATTCCGCGTTCGAACGTCAGAAATCGATCGAGCCAAGGTCATCGAAGGAATCAATCAAGCGTTCGACGACAGCAAGTATGCCGTCGTTCGCGTGGCTGTCGATGAAATCAAGACGTCGACATCAGGCCAGATCGAAGGAGAAGCCTCACGCTTTTCTCTGGGTCAGCAGGCTGAAGTGAAACTCAGCGGCGGGATGTCTGCGGAAACGTTTGGATCGTACTTGAGCGAAACAATTGAATCGCTGCCGGGCGGCGAAAACGGAGCCAAAAAATACACATCCGCACAGTCACTACTGCATGTCGCGGGCACGACCGAAGCCACTAAAGACCCTGCAATCAAACTTGATCCCAAGTACAAGTCGCCTGCAAAGTTCACAGCGTTCACCGTTCAAGCGACACCGGAAATCACCCCCGAAGACTTTGCAGCCAGCTTGAAGCTGGTTCAAGACCGTCTGAAATCGGAACCCGTCCTCGAAGAGGTGAATTCGTTCGATACTTCGGTCGCAGCTGAAACCCAGATGAGCGCCCTGTGGGCTATCTTGGCGAGCTTGTTGATGATCATCATCTACATGTGGTACCGATTTGAGAAAGTCTACTTCGGTCTGGCGGCGGTGGCAGCACTCGCACACGATGTGTTAATCACAATCGGAGCCATTGCATTGGGTGCCTATCTCAGCAAAACGCCGCTGGGACCGATCCTGATGCTCGAAGATTTCAAGATCAACATGAATCAGATCGCCTGCTTGCTGACGATCGTCGGGTACTCGCTGAACGATACGATCGTGATCTTCGACCGTATCCGCGAAATCAAAGGCAAGAGCCCCAACATCACCTACGACATGATCAACCAGAGCGTTAACCAAACGTTGTCCCGTACGCTTTTGACTGCGTTCACGACGTTCCTGGTGGTGCTGGTTCTGTATATTGCCGGTGGCGAAGGGATTCACGGTTTCGCATTCTCGATGATCATCGGGGTCATCACCGGCTGTTACAGTACGGTCTATATCGCGAACCCCGTCCTGCTGTGGCTGGTGACACGCGAAGCGAAGCTGAAGGCTCAGCCAAACCGCACCGCGAAGACCAGTTCGGCTCCAAAGTTCGGTAAGTCGGCAACCGCCTGA
- the yajC gene encoding preprotein translocase subunit YajC, whose protein sequence is MNCFSLLLLQADGAAPKNDSFFWVILPPLAIILVLYMVMDSPQRRDKAKRDAMMKNLKKDDRVVTIGGILGSVALISQDGKEVTLKVDDGTRIRFRRTAIAEVLSADTTAEPTKTT, encoded by the coding sequence TTGAACTGCTTTAGCCTTCTGTTGCTGCAAGCCGACGGGGCGGCCCCGAAGAACGACAGTTTCTTCTGGGTCATTCTACCGCCGCTCGCCATCATCCTCGTGTTGTATATGGTGATGGACTCGCCGCAACGGCGCGACAAGGCCAAACGCGACGCGATGATGAAGAATCTTAAAAAGGACGACCGCGTGGTAACCATTGGTGGAATACTGGGAAGCGTGGCCCTGATCAGTCAGGACGGGAAGGAAGTCACCCTGAAAGTGGACGACGGAACGCGAATTCGCTTTCGTCGGACCGCAATCGCGGAAGTGTTATCGGCCGACACGACGGCAGAGCCCACCAAGACGACATAG